In Paenibacillus kyungheensis, the following are encoded in one genomic region:
- a CDS encoding iron-containing alcohol dehydrogenase, with product MNSFEFYNPTRLIFGKGQLEKLKREVGNYGKNVLLVYGGGSIKRAGLYDKVIGYLNEAGANVTELAGVEPNPRLSTVHKGVDLCKSNNIDLILAVGGGSVLDCAKAIAVGAKYDGDMWDFAQRKAAPTDALPLGTVLTMAATGSEMNSGSVITNTETQEKLGWGSAYSFPAFSILDPENTYSLPKDQTVYGIVDMMSHVLEHYFHAEKNTDIQDGFCESILRGVIDAGPKLINDLQNFELRSTVMYAGTMALNGVVNMGYNGDWATHNIEHAVSAVYDIPHGGGLAILFPNWMQHNLQVNPARFAKLAVNVFNVDPTGKSDEEVANEGIQALRDFWTSIDAPSRLADYEIDDSQIDVMVDKAMKFGAFGNFNKLEAEDVRKIYSMSL from the coding sequence ATGAATTCATTTGAATTTTATAATCCAACCCGTCTTATTTTTGGTAAAGGTCAACTGGAAAAGTTGAAAAGAGAAGTAGGTAACTACGGTAAAAACGTATTGCTTGTATATGGTGGCGGTAGTATCAAACGTGCAGGTCTATATGACAAAGTGATCGGTTATTTGAACGAAGCAGGAGCTAATGTAACTGAACTTGCTGGCGTAGAACCGAATCCACGCCTTAGCACAGTACACAAAGGTGTAGACTTGTGCAAATCCAACAATATTGATCTAATTCTTGCTGTTGGTGGCGGTAGCGTACTGGATTGTGCCAAAGCAATTGCTGTAGGTGCAAAATATGATGGCGACATGTGGGATTTTGCACAACGCAAAGCAGCTCCTACAGATGCATTGCCACTAGGTACCGTATTAACAATGGCAGCAACAGGTTCAGAAATGAACAGCGGTTCTGTGATTACAAATACAGAAACACAAGAAAAATTAGGTTGGGGTAGTGCGTATTCATTCCCAGCATTCTCTATTCTTGATCCAGAAAACACATATTCTTTGCCAAAAGATCAAACAGTCTATGGTATCGTAGATATGATGTCTCATGTACTTGAACACTATTTCCATGCTGAAAAAAATACAGATATTCAAGATGGATTCTGTGAATCGATTCTACGTGGAGTTATTGACGCTGGACCTAAATTGATCAATGACCTACAAAACTTTGAATTACGTTCAACTGTAATGTACGCAGGTACAATGGCATTGAATGGTGTAGTGAATATGGGTTACAACGGAGACTGGGCGACTCATAATATTGAGCATGCTGTATCGGCTGTCTATGATATCCCTCATGGTGGTGGACTAGCGATCTTGTTCCCTAACTGGATGCAACACAACTTGCAAGTGAATCCTGCTCGTTTTGCTAAATTAGCAGTGAATGTATTCAATGTAGATCCAACAGGTAAAAGCGATGAAGAAGTAGCAAATGAAGGTATTCAAGCATTGCGCGACTTCTGGACTTCAATCGATGCACCTAGCCGTCTAGCAGATTATGAAATCGATGATAGCCAAATCGATGTAATGGTAGACAAAGCAATGAAATTTGGCGCATTTGGTAACTTTAACAAGTTAGAAGCAGAAGATGTGCGTAAAATCTATAGCATGTCTCTATAA
- a CDS encoding UDP-glucose--hexose-1-phosphate uridylyltransferase: MSNPVERTTEQNSALLAIDELIKFAFDKGLIKGADIDYGRNLLLKQFHFDEPYNPDIPAIHMVAQGQAAAEPQVMLDTLIDYAYSIGLLAENTDTYRDLMDAEIMGLLMARPSEVTGDFFDTLDREGIESATSEFYQLSINSNYIRMDRVSKNVYWKQPTSYGEMEMTINLSKPEKTSAEIALAKLMPPPSYPKCQLCRENVGYAGRINHPARQNLRVIPLQLNGESWLFQYSPYVYYNEHCIVLHHDHVPMKLTKDTFRRLLDFVDEFPHYFLGSNADLPIVGGSILTHDHFQGGRHTFPIEQAAVEEVYGHTVHDDITLELVNWPMSVVRLRANNSSLLLNSANDIYEAWKQYSDAEVDILASTIQNGEPVRHNTVTPIVRRRDGQYEIDLVLRNNRTNEQYPDGIFHPHPEMHHLKRENIGLIEVMGLAILPGRLKEELDQIASILTGDIALLEMIRQQPDHPLAIHLLWIEHLVEAYGTELDHDQATLTIQDEVGTKFAEILEHAGVYKRNDEGRKAFRRFITRMNYVLKS; encoded by the coding sequence ATGAGTAATCCAGTAGAACGTACAACAGAACAAAATAGTGCATTACTTGCGATAGATGAACTGATTAAGTTCGCATTTGATAAAGGATTGATTAAAGGTGCAGATATCGATTACGGACGGAATCTATTGTTAAAACAATTCCATTTCGATGAGCCTTATAATCCAGATATACCTGCTATTCATATGGTCGCTCAAGGACAAGCAGCAGCAGAACCTCAAGTCATGTTAGATACGTTGATCGATTATGCGTATAGTATCGGGTTACTAGCTGAAAATACAGATACGTACCGTGATCTGATGGACGCAGAAATTATGGGACTACTGATGGCTCGTCCATCTGAAGTAACAGGTGATTTTTTCGATACATTAGATCGTGAAGGCATTGAATCAGCAACAAGTGAATTTTATCAATTGTCGATCAATTCTAATTATATTCGGATGGATCGTGTCTCCAAAAATGTATATTGGAAACAACCAACTTCCTATGGTGAAATGGAAATGACGATCAATCTATCTAAGCCTGAGAAGACGTCAGCCGAAATTGCTTTGGCGAAATTAATGCCTCCACCATCATATCCAAAATGTCAGTTGTGTCGCGAAAATGTAGGTTATGCCGGACGTATCAATCATCCAGCCAGACAAAATTTACGTGTGATTCCGCTACAATTGAATGGAGAATCATGGTTGTTCCAGTATTCACCTTATGTGTATTACAACGAACATTGTATCGTACTGCATCATGATCATGTACCGATGAAATTAACAAAAGATACATTCCGTCGTTTGCTCGATTTTGTCGATGAATTCCCGCATTATTTCCTTGGCTCTAATGCAGATTTGCCGATCGTAGGCGGTTCGATTCTAACACATGATCATTTTCAGGGTGGACGACATACATTCCCGATCGAACAAGCAGCAGTAGAGGAAGTATATGGTCATACTGTTCATGATGATATTACTTTAGAATTGGTCAACTGGCCGATGTCTGTAGTGCGTCTACGTGCGAACAATTCTTCTTTATTGTTGAATTCAGCTAATGATATCTATGAAGCGTGGAAACAATACAGTGACGCTGAAGTGGATATTCTGGCATCAACGATCCAAAATGGAGAACCGGTTCGTCACAATACAGTCACTCCGATTGTTCGTCGTCGTGATGGCCAATATGAGATTGATCTTGTACTGCGTAATAACCGTACCAATGAACAATATCCAGATGGTATTTTCCATCCTCATCCTGAGATGCACCATTTGAAGCGTGAAAATATCGGATTAATTGAAGTGATGGGCTTAGCGATTTTACCAGGTCGATTGAAAGAAGAATTGGATCAGATTGCTTCTATTTTGACAGGAGATATCGCCTTATTGGAAATGATCAGACAACAACCTGACCATCCATTAGCCATACACTTGTTATGGATTGAACATTTGGTAGAAGCATATGGTACAGAGCTGGATCACGATCAAGCAACATTAACGATTCAAGATGAAGTCGGTACGAAGTTTGCTGAGATTTTAGAGCATGCAGGTGTATATAAACGCAATGATGAAGGACGCAAAGCGTTCCGTCGTTTTATTACTCGCATGAATTATGTGTTAAAAAGTTAA